tttagaaaactttttttccttaaaatgataGTAACAGCTAATGTGCTCAGTTGCaatgcaatcccatgggctgtagctcaccaggcttctctgtccatggagtttttcaggcaggaatactagactgggctgccatttcctactccaataacAGCTAATATTTTGCATCAGTTAACTTAGTTGTTCCTCTCATAACTCTGTGGCATAGGTACTACTAGTATCCGCATTTTCAGAAGAATTTGAAGTACGATTAAGTTGTTAgctccccaaggtcacacagttaataaGGCAGCCCTGTCTAGAGGCCACACTCTTATTATTACCTTAAACTGACTATAGATATCTTAATAATCTAATATGATTATCACCACAGGTTAATGTTTCTAAGTTGATCacattgaaatatatatgtggaatatgTATAAATTTTTGTAACCATGTTTATTTGTTATTATATTAAGAAGTATTGAATATCCCTGTTAGAAAGGAGCTTTATCATCCTTTTCCTAAGGAGTGTTCTGTATTTGGAAGCCTCCTCATATTTTTCAGGTGGACACTAGTGTTTCTTTAGTAGCTTTAGTTACTCTCTAGAATAGACTTTAATAATGAAATTTAGTTTTCCCCCAGTACtacttgggggcttccctcatagctcagatggtaaagaaaccacctacagtgctggagatgtgggtttgaaacctgggttgggaagataccctggaggaagaaatggcaacccaccccagtattcttacctgggaaatcccatggaagaggagcctggcgggctgcagtccatgcagttgaaAAGAGTCTTAACACGCTAACCAACTAAGCATGCCTGCAGAGTACTTGGGCACTGCTCACAAAGGTATCCTGGACAATCAATACCGGTACAAAAACAAACCAATGTTAAACCAGGCCCAAAGTCAGATGATCTTTAGTCTTAATGAATGTTCAACTGGCaatctttagttctttgttgTAGTCCTTTCCTCTTTAaccttaatttttatttgcagTTCTACTGAAAACCATGTTAATGGGTTTGTTTAAAGTGTAAAAATTAGTAACTCTGGATATAAAGTTAATTAAGGATGGATGGCAATATTGTTCTTACCAAAGCCAGTCATGAAATATTCTTAGTCTCCTGCCTAAacatttccaaataatttatacTTGTGCTTAAAATGAGCCAAAAATGTTCCCAGTTTCTTAGAGTGGCATCAACATTACCAGGTGGGGATAATATATATGTAAGTTTATCctgtattttaagtaattttagtTATCACCTGCAGAGTTGATACTAAATTAATCCATAGGTAAATAAATTCAGCCATTAGATTTTACCCCAATTTTGTGAATAATGTATAAGAACATCAAATCAGACACAAAATTTGAATCTTTTTATAGCCTTTGGATTCATTGCTATGGCTTAGCTGTAATCTATGTATTTTTCAATGTGGTATTGTGTAATATGtgtattttacagataaataatATGGTCTCTATTATAGATATTAATTTATTAGgatgctttaaaaatgtattttgtaaatatattttatatcaacCTAAGAGTGAAAGAAACCTCTTTAAGGTCATATTGAAAATTATCTTGGAATAAAATATTCctgtttatttgttcttctgtgtTCATTTTTGCAGGGCTATGTTTGAAGTAAACATGAAAGAAAGAGATGGTGGAAGTGTTACCATTACTAATTTGTCCTCCAAAGCAGTAAAAGCATTTCTTGATTATGCCTATACTGGAAAAACAAAGATAACAGATGATAATGTGGAAATGTTCTTCCAGTTGTCATCATTTCTTCAAGTTTCCTTCCTATCCAAAGCTTGCAGtgactttttaataaaaagtattaaTCTTGTCAATTGTTTACAATTATTATCTATATCAGATAGCTATGGCTCTGCCCGTTTGTTTGACCATGCTTTATACTTTGTACAACATCACttctctttattatttaaatCCAGTGATTTCTTAGAGATGAATTTTGGAGTACTGCAAAAGTGTTTGGAATCAGATGAATTAAATGTTCCTGAAGAAGAAACTGTACTGAAAGTTGTCCTTAGTTGGACTAAACATAACTTAGAATCAAGGCAAAAACATCTgccttatttaattaaaaaagtaagaTTATGTCAGTTATCTGAGGAGACACTTCAAGATTGTCTACTCAATGAAGAGTGTTTACTCAAAAGCACAAACTGTTTTGACATAATCATGGATGCAATTAAGTGTGTGCAAGGTTCTGGTGGACTTTTCCCTGATGCTCGACCATCCACaactgaaaaatacatatttgttcacaaaactgaggaaaatggagaagctcaataTACGTTTTGCTATAATATTAAAAGTGATTCATGGAAGATACTGCCACAGTCACACCTGATTGATTTGCCAGGATCTAGTCTGTCTAGTTATGGGGAGAAAATATTCTTGACAGGTGGTTGCAAAGGGCCATGTTGTAGAACAGTTCGGCTTCATATTGCAGAATCATATCATGATGCCACTGATCAAACCTGGTGCTACTGTCCAGtcaaaaatgattttttcctGGTATCAACTATGAAAACACCAAGAACCATGCATACATCAGTTATGGCTCTCAATAAATTATTTGTCATAGGTGGAAAAACTAGAGGATCTCAGGACATTAAAAGTCTCTTAGATGTTGAATCTTACAATCCTCTTTCCAAAGAATGGGTGTCTGTTAGCCCATTACCCAGGGGCATATACTATCCTGAAGCAAGTGCATGCCAAAATGTAATTTATGTTCTTGGATCAGAGGTAGAAATTACAGATGCTTTTAACCCATCACTTGATTGCTTTTTCAACTACAATGCTACAACTGATCAGTGGTCTGAACTAGTGGCAGAGTTTGGGCAGTTTTTTCATGCAACACTAATTAAAGCTGTCCCAGTAAACTGCACACTCTATATATGTGACCTTTCCACTTATAAGGTTTATAGTTTTTGTCCAGATACTTGTGTTTGGAAGGGTGAAGGATCTTTTGAATGTGCAGGCTTCAATGCAGGTGCGGTTGGAATTgaagataaaatttatatattaggTGGTGATTATGCACCAGATGAAATCACAGATGAAGTTCAAGTCTACCACAGCAGCAGGTCTGAGTGGGAAGAAGTTTCACCAATGCCAAGAGCCTTAACTGAATTTTACTGCCAGGTGATTCAGTTTAATAAATACAGAGACCCATGGTTTTCTAATCATTTCTAAAAGTAGTGTATGATTAGACATTCTAAAGCAATTGCAGTTCTAGAAGCCTGCAGTAAATTTACTAACTTTAATTATTGGTAAAAAGGTCTTTACAGCTTAGTGAGATAAAATAGACCTTCTATAAGAGAATTACTATGAATGTATACCATATTAGAAAAATACTAtgaatgtatactatatatgaaTTAGCAGTTCCCAGAAACTTAAAATACACAATACATTCTACCAAAAACTGTATTTAATTTACTCTTGGAGAATAGGATATTAGTATTTTCATATGTAAGTAAAACTCAGGCTTTGATGTTTTGATTCTTAAAGTACTTTATCCAtgacagaaaaacaaatcatACTTCACAGAACTGTACAATGTAAATGGGAGAAGTCTCTTTAGGTAGTAAAAATGACTtatttatactatattatatgaagtataaaatatattagaGGTGAGAATCCTATCTTGTTACTACAGGTATAAGAGTAGTTGAATTCCTATTTTTTCTGATCATTGGTTAGCTATTTTTaagccctttcttttttttcactatttttcagtcagaaaattttctgaaatgaaGTGTATTTCCCCAGCCTTCTAAAACTGTAcactaaacatattttaattttttgattcaACTCGTCATTAAGAGCATAGTGTACTGTAATGCTGTTGGCAGTTACTGAAATGTCTTAAAATTTGCTTATTCTATTAGTTTTCAGTGTTAGTTAGTCTCAGTTTTTAGAGGTATTTTATTTTCTGGCTCAAGCTCAGTAAATTAACTGTCTTGATTTATTTAATCAGTTCAAGTTATACCTGACCTGATTTTATCTTGACATGTAATCCTTTTAGTGACATTCTTGGATTCTGGGATGGTAGTCCTAAAATACTTTTCCATATTGTTGCCAGATTCCAATGTAAGCGAGGATATAGAAAATCTGACCTCTAGCTAAGTGGACCACTGTTGTTGGCATTTCTTAAACTTTTGCATGTCCAAATTTGAGTTGCAGTAAGAAATTTCAACATCTCAGTTAGTACTGTGTCAGTTTTTTTGTGATGATGTATACCAGCTGTAAACTGCTGTGTATGTTTTCTTCTTCAGCACATTATTCATTGTGAATTAtttactaaatttaaaaatgtgactgGGCTTTTGGTATTGATAGTAAACATGTGAAACTTGCAACTTATTTGATGTTTAATCATCTCTAACCCAAACAATGAAAGAGAATCATCCTTGTTCTCAGCTAAGATGATTCTGCCTTGTAAGAGG
This sequence is a window from Bubalus kerabau isolate K-KA32 ecotype Philippines breed swamp buffalo chromosome 15, PCC_UOA_SB_1v2, whole genome shotgun sequence. Protein-coding genes within it:
- the KBTBD3 gene encoding kelch repeat and BTB domain-containing protein 3 gives rise to the protein MDNSYDFNQKGSCNGIPSEKKNNFLVSEDHGQKILSILQNFREQNIFYDFKIIMKDEIIPCHRCVLAACSDFFRAMFEVNMKERDGGSVTITNLSSKAVKAFLDYAYTGKTKITDDNVEMFFQLSSFLQVSFLSKACSDFLIKSINLVNCLQLLSISDSYGSARLFDHALYFVQHHFSLLFKSSDFLEMNFGVLQKCLESDELNVPEEETVLKVVLSWTKHNLESRQKHLPYLIKKVRLCQLSEETLQDCLLNEECLLKSTNCFDIIMDAIKCVQGSGGLFPDARPSTTEKYIFVHKTEENGEAQYTFCYNIKSDSWKILPQSHLIDLPGSSLSSYGEKIFLTGGCKGPCCRTVRLHIAESYHDATDQTWCYCPVKNDFFLVSTMKTPRTMHTSVMALNKLFVIGGKTRGSQDIKSLLDVESYNPLSKEWVSVSPLPRGIYYPEASACQNVIYVLGSEVEITDAFNPSLDCFFNYNATTDQWSELVAEFGQFFHATLIKAVPVNCTLYICDLSTYKVYSFCPDTCVWKGEGSFECAGFNAGAVGIEDKIYILGGDYAPDEITDEVQVYHSSRSEWEEVSPMPRALTEFYCQVIQFNKYRDPWFSNHF